The following proteins come from a genomic window of Nothobranchius furzeri strain GRZ-AD chromosome 1, NfurGRZ-RIMD1, whole genome shotgun sequence:
- the cdpf1 gene encoding cysteine-rich DPF motif domain-containing protein 1, with protein sequence MDEAIETPQKTFTCQLCGLSSPFTYYGQKPPNTRAIVLLEECFVTKDPFSPEKDKFLVLGSTCSLCSLCVCVSSDCSLFYTKRFCMQCVNKHLDQFPQQIQAELTKKQSSKAAVS encoded by the exons ATGGATGAAGCGATTGAAACACCTCAAAAAACGTTTACATGCCAACTGTGTGGGTTGAGCTCCCCATTTACTTACTACGGCCAGAAACCCCCCAACACCAGAGCCATTGT GTTGCTAGAAGAATGTTTTGTGACTAAAGATCCCTTCAGTCCGGAGAAGGacaagtttctggtgttgggttcGACTTGCAGCCTGTGCAGCTTGTGCGTCTGTGTCAGTTCG GACTGCAGTCTCTTCTACACCAAGAGGTTCTGCATGCAGTGTGTGAACAAGCACTTGGACCAGTTCCCCCAGCAGATTCAGGCCGAGCTGACGAAGAAGCAGAGTTCAAAGGCTGCTGTCTCGTGA